The Candidatus Dependentiae bacterium genome contains a region encoding:
- a CDS encoding pyridoxamine 5'-phosphate oxidase family protein — protein MAKHVGVKLPEDLVNLLKRKKTVAILATFSEKGVPNTTPVQCIYPKGDESLLLTIHKEHTGYRNMVWQKKIMLCFLGEGNVAYSVLGRAGVVRAPSMVHPLMNVVRIDTIDIKSDRSILTRVDQGVLWSFTSTEADELIKSLFKELEDLAKTL, from the coding sequence ATGGCTAAGCACGTTGGTGTAAAATTACCGGAAGATTTAGTTAATCTTTTAAAAAGAAAAAAAACTGTTGCAATTTTAGCAACTTTCTCAGAAAAGGGCGTTCCAAATACAACTCCGGTACAGTGTATTTATCCTAAAGGCGATGAAAGTTTATTGCTTACAATTCATAAAGAACATACCGGTTATCGCAATATGGTTTGGCAAAAAAAGATTATGTTATGTTTTCTTGGTGAAGGAAATGTTGCATACAGTGTTTTGGGCCGTGCCGGCGTAGTCAGAGCTCCTTCAATGGTTCATCCATTAATGAATGTTGTTAGAATTGATACTATTGATATCAAATCCGATCGCTCCATTTTGACAAGAGTGGATCAAGGCGTTTTGTGGAGCTTTACTTCAACAGAAGCAGATGAATTAATAAAGAGTCTATTTAAAGAACTTGAAGATCTAGCCAAAACCCTATAA